Below is a genomic region from Argiope bruennichi chromosome 3, qqArgBrue1.1, whole genome shotgun sequence.
aagaaatttgcccATTTTGATCTATACCAGTATCCAtagtttcaaaatcaaaatggCGACAAAACAATCCCACAGTAAACAATGATCGCAGTAATTTAGGGCGTTTAGCTTTAAGATTTTCATTGTCCGGATTCTTCTCATCTTCTTTCTTGCACACTAACAAAACAACGAAGAATTTTTGGAAACAATCTCTGACAAGCTGATAATTATGTGTAACTTTATTTACAACAGCTCCAAGACAAGCAACACAGCTGGGAAGCAATCCCATGTGTTGACGAAGAATTAATTTCACCATATCTTCTTCTATCTGAGCCAAAAAAGACTCACTGGGATGTTCTATAAGCGGCACAATAATTTCAAGTGTTTGTGCAACATTTTTCAGCAGAAGAAAATCAGATTGTGTATTGCATTTCATACTGAGATATGGCTGAATAGTAGTAGCATGAGGAACAACAAAATGAGGTTGTATTTTGCTGAACAAATGCAGAGTCGCTAAGCAAGCAACAAGATGTGGACTAGCTCCACCATCTACATTTTGAGAGGACTCTTCTAACTGCAAAAGATTCTCAACCAAACAATCTACTATCTGTTTACAAGACTTAACTACAGATTTATAATTAGcatcttctttgttttttaacAGATTTGTAAGTAGCTGTTCAAACCATTCTAATCCAGTATCTCTACAAGCTTCAACAACATGGgttatgtttttaactttttggAGAATACGTTCTGGTTTTTTCTCTGAAGTAGGTGTAAACCACATACTTTGGAAAACTTCACCTACCAGTTTCTTTATACCATCTTCATCATTGACACGACGAATAATTTTAACACAGAGTTCTGAAGTTTTTGGGAAATCAGGCTGCTCAAGacaaatatcctttaaaattttgattactctTTTTCTGACACTAACACCTGTATCTAAAATTCGCTCAGTAAGCATTTCATAATATTGGTTTATGAGCTCAGGacggattaaaatgaatttgccCAACAAGTCCACCGCAGCTTCTCGAACACTCGTTGATTGATCCAGCAGTCTACCATGAACACCCTTCTGCATATCCGTACGAGACAAAATACTCGGATCAGCTTCGACTACAAGAGTCAAACATTTCATGGCCTTGGTGCGAACTGCCACAGCTGTTTCACTAAGTACACGTAAAATCTGAGATAGATACAAATCAAAACTCTTAGAAAAATGGCGTGTTGATGCTAAATATTGAGATATTAATTCTGCAGTTTCATAATCAATATGTTCCTCttctttcatgttaatttttGGTTGTTCTTGTCTTTTAATAACTGTTAACAAGAATCTTTTTCTCTCTTCTGCAAGTGCAAGAACTTTAGCATTGACCTCATCATTTTCTAACTttgattcttctttttctttctcttcctctTCATCCTCTTCTTGGATAACATTGGATGATCTTCTTGCAGGAGTACCAGATCGACTAGGTCTGCTTTTACCTTTGGGTGTACTTGGTTCAGATTTATCACTTTCGTCTTTAGAcgaaaaatttaagcatttatcaGATCTCTTGATTTCAGTTGCAGCATCGCGATACCACTGAGCAATGTAAAATCTACGAGAAAACTGAAGAGCTGGATCATTTGCTGCATTTGAATCAAGATATTGAAGAAGAGCTTTTTGAAGTATTTGGGCCTCATCTCGTTTAAcaggtttgtttttatttttcttcttgttcTTGGAAGGACTTTTATCAGCATCCTCACTACCAGAAACAATGCGCTGAATAACATCATTAATCATATCTTTACGATCTTGGCTACTAACAGCATCTTTACGCAAACGTGCAGCTACAACTCCTAAGTAATCTAGAGAAGCAACTCGAAGTGTCATTTCCATtgatttattactgaaatttttcacaAGAATTCTCCCAAGAAGTGACAATAGCAGTTCTGATGCTGGCCATTCTGGTTTGTTAACTGTACTCAATAAATCTTGAACAAAGTTTTCAAATAACGGCCTATAatccatttcttcatttttcgTACCACATTTTCTCAAGAAAACAGAGAGGAAATTGACAGCTGTTGTCACTGATGCTTCATAAGACATTGTTATAAGAACATCTTTATCAACATAAACTTTTTCCTTAGTTTCAGGAAGTTTTGGGCGTTCCTCACTAAGAGAATCTTCTGTTCGAGGAGATTCAGGTTCAGGTAATTTTACAACACTATGAATCAACTGCAACACCAACGCTGTAAGCATCTgaatattttcttcagaatttaaaCGATAATTTCGAAGACTTCTTTTGCTTGTTGGTAACCTAGCTATTGATGCTAATATGTCTTCTAATATGAGTTGCCTGTGTTTATCATATCGAGAGAAAACTGTAGTTACAAGATGCAGAGAATTTAACTGCAACTCACTAATACCTTCAACAAAGAAAGGACTGACTCCTAGGGTTGAAACTTGCAAAATGATGGTATCAGTCAGAGTTTGCAACTCTAATAACTCAGACAAAAGTCTGACAGATTCATGTAACTTGTTGTACAATTGCAATGtcgatttttctttcactttatgAGCATGAGctcttttttgtttgatattacCTGCATATCCATCCTTTGATTTGGGGTCAAGTCTATAAGCAGGATCAAACACTGGAAAAACGGTATTTTGTAGTTGAAATTTCAGGAAAACTACTATTCTCTCAATCACATCTTCCAGAAACACCTTTTCAGGCATATCTTTAGAGGTCATGACATAGAGAGCTGTCAATGATGCATCAGCACTACGCATAACTCTTTCCATGGTTAATTCAAGCCACAAACGTGCTTCCTCTTCATCCTGATCTTCCATACTTTGTACGGGAAGCAATTTAGCCCCATCAATTATGTTTCTTTCTAAGATTGCAAGCAATCGCACTAATCTTTCAGGAGGGAACTGATTCATTGCATGTAACCTTTTCAGTTTTGCAGCTTCATTACTTAATTCCTGCAACTGAGGTAAAGGTATTAAGACCTCTGTTGCACATTCAGCATCCTCATCTATTGCTGTAGTAAAATCAACATCTGccattgcatcaaaaatattatcaacaatTCTTGAGAAGTGTTGATAAGTATTAGAATCCATCAAATCTTCAATAGACATAGGCTCttcttttttaactcttttattttttatcttttttactttagTAGATGTTGCAGCAACAGGAGATTTAGATGGGGATTCATCTCtgtaatcatcatcatcatcatcgttTTTGTCATCTTTTTCATCTTCTGATCCAGAAGATTCAATATAGGCAACTTGCTTTTTTCTTCGCTTTACTCTCTCACCTGATGTACTTGCATTATGATTAACCTTCTCATCTAAAACACTACTACTTCTCTTAGTGCCCCTTTCTTTAACATCCTCTGAATTTTTTCGGCTACTAAAGATTTGTTGTTCACTATTTCGGCCTCTCTTTGAAGGCGAGCTTCTTATTTCAGGTTCTTTTGAAGTTGATTTTCTTCTTTGATTATTAGATTCAGAACTTTTGCTTTGTGAAGGTTTTTGAACTGGTTCAGGACCtgaaagtttcttctttttgatAAATTGCTTAACACTTTTTTCTGCCAGTAGTTGATCTTCAACACTCAATTTTGATAGCATAACCAAAGGTCCAGCAGCAATTTTGTCATTTGAAATTGCAGGTGGGGAG
It encodes:
- the LOC129962753 gene encoding nipped-B-like protein A produces the protein ITMNGPSVPIITLAGVQSLTDLLLELPLPTPRPGVTGQQSLLSHLSDPEEARRLLNTQESSLTPSLTNALAHTSTGHIEVKDGYYGGGALSGQVSQLMQYLLSTNPSLFKGSLQGQNRSADHPPVQPSNSAVHSQSHAFSASASSPCQPHPAQDSSPHYFPLEHPPTPQGARIVQNRTLNAVPPVAYSPYADPVVSSGQHQITPLHHNVMNQGTADSLSSDLQEIFQSSLLNQTSPAGHPFMNGNCVDEVNLSAINAEQSNRTESQMLNTAQVIGGLTPNCSVLLSPLNKPNDTALSSSSTVAQHINSSNVTTEPSASPMQQWQNAPSNSNDASQSDSLSKASVMNNGVSTSVVGNDIRPSSLSEPVNDNQMVNHVESIEANGKAFLPSKGKVNAEPLVVLSKVNVEETKGKGKNASSSSKSNDKQKAPNDPEIASLKVNNQESKGKGKNPSPPAISNDKIAAGPLVMLSKLSVEDQLLAEKSVKQFIKKKKLSGPEPVQKPSQSKSSESNNQRRKSTSKEPEIRSSPSKRGRNSEQQIFSSRKNSEDVKERGTKRSSSVLDEKVNHNASTSGERVKRRKKQVAYIESSGSEDEKDDKNDDDDDDYRDESPSKSPVAATSTKVKKIKNKRVKKEEPMSIEDLMDSNTYQHFSRIVDNIFDAMADVDFTTAIDEDAECATEVLIPLPQLQELSNEAAKLKRLHAMNQFPPERLVRLLAILERNIIDGAKLLPVQSMEDQDEEEARLWLELTMERVMRSADASLTALYVMTSKDMPEKVFLEDVIERIVVFLKFQLQNTVFPVFDPAYRLDPKSKDGYAGNIKQKRAHAHKVKEKSTLQLYNKLHESVRLLSELLELQTLTDTIILQVSTLGVSPFFVEGISELQLNSLHLVTTVFSRYDKHRQLILEDILASIARLPTSKRSLRNYRLNSEENIQMLTALVLQLIHSVVKLPEPESPRTEDSLSEERPKLPETKEKVYVDKDVLITMSYEASVTTAVNFLSVFLRKCGTKNEEMDYRPLFENFVQDLLSTVNKPEWPASELLLSLLGRILVKNFSNKSMEMTLRVASLDYLGVVAARLRKDAVSSQDRKDMINDVIQRIVSGSEDADKSPSKNKKKNKNKPVKRDEAQILQKALLQYLDSNAANDPALQFSRRFYIAQWYRDAATEIKRSDKCLNFSSKDESDKSEPSTPKGKSRPSRSGTPARRSSNVIQEEDEEEEKEKEESKLENDEVNAKVLALAEERKRFLLTVIKRQEQPKINMKEEEHIDYETAELISQYLASTRHFSKSFDLYLSQILRVLSETAVAVRTKAMKCLTLVVEADPSILSRTDMQKGVHGRLLDQSTSVREAAVDLLGKFILIRPELINQYYEMLTERILDTGVSVRKRVIKILKDICLEQPDFPKTSELCVKIIRRVNDEDGIKKLVGEVFQSMWFTPTSEKKPERILQKVKNITHVVEACRDTGLEWFEQLLTNLLKNKEDANYKSVVKSCKQIVDCLVENLLQLEESSQNVDGGASPHLVACLATLHLFSKIQPHFVVPHATTIQPYLSMKCNTQSDFLLLKNVAQTLEIIVPLIEHPSESFLAQIEEDMVKLILRQHMGLLPSCVACLGAVVNKVTHNYQLVRDCFQKFFVVLLVCKKEDEKNPDNENLKAKRPKLLRSLFTVGLFCRHFDFETMDTGIDQNGQISLKDRVFQCIIYFNQHHDEVIRLKALTGLGFIMIRHYDFMLGPDVKSLYHYILTSPAASSVLKCQILKNITNYLVEEELRMIQKDAEWNKLSKTEDLKEMNDVTSGMASTIVQIYLKQILECVLNTELAVRKATLQVIQLILGQGLVHPVQMVPYLICLGSDDDPVVRTKADQMVQEIEKKYPGFIQMKAMFGVRMSFKMQQLIHKDTDILRGFRSPEAPVARNGFLYTVMRSTRQSRRAFLFSLLKLFDEQARTPLTELLYIADNIAYFPYMAQDEPLFIMNQLDIMLSVSGSNLLQTFRESLLQNSQPGEQNTTNNEDDFDEDDDDKDAILQRFPPDTSVLQECIIASQGCVLLLYLKQTLKEMYGFTDNKIQQYSPNENAKVYERPLNRKGHVRFNPETVLDFIKNEELKLEGELDDKGKEELVSQYIHFKQLMISIDPADDDDDEDNQGKTVATIVSIPNASSGEKTEGAEGDSKPSQPPIEKTRIVITKKSKSPSHSRHHRKSPKVTKEKVKKKHKKKRKRIIDSASDDSGSDPDYMDSS